atccttgGCTGATAGGACGCCGCTGCAAGAATACTTTCTCGATCTAAGAAATATGAtcacataagcccaattttgTCATCTTCACTGgttaccagttaaatatcgcatacattttaaaatattgctaaTCCCCTACAGtataaagccttaaatggcctagcaccttCGAATCTTcgagaactactatcagaatacaatccattgCGTACACTGCGGTCAGAAAATTCTGGCACTTAATTGTctctagaatatcaaaagtgtcttaaggtggtagatccttttcctacttagcccctaagctctggaatgatttacccaACAATGTTCGAAAAACAGAgacagtcgatcaatttaagtctaaactaaagacatttctttttaacaaagcattcacataatgtGTCTAGTAAATATACTTATGCTGCAATAGTTAGCTTGTTCGGAACAAAGCATTAACATAATTCGTCTGGATAATATACTCATGCCGCCATAGTTAGTTTTCCGGAACCTATACAACAACTATATGGATGGAATGGAAAGTATTTATTTGAAACAGGGACAACGCaaacttgttaaaaaaacaagagAACATGTCTCGAGCCAGGTTGTAGCAACAGTTGCTAATTTTCACCTGTAGTCCCTGGGCAGGTATAACggataaattttttttacagggtAATAGATAAAATAATGACAGTTGTTATTAAAACAGACAATtttgtaatataataaaatacaacaGAAATATGGAAGCCATCCACTAAGATTTTGTCTTTCTATCTCCTCCTCCAACAAAACACAGTTTAGTAACATCTGAAGTATAATGACATacaatataactttaaacactTACTTCCTTACACACACAAACCCTCCCactcccacacacacacatacatacactcCCACACAAATGAATCATATTATCGATGTGTACAAACTTGTTCATTTAACAGCCAACTCTTTGTCATGGATGAGAAAGTGTGAGAATCTGTACATAAAATATATTCACTGcttgacacttgcattacatgcgacctgaaatgcatgtttaagctgCCTTAATTTGAAAACATCTCAATTATCTTAACaaatatcagtgccattgttttgtctcaagatgcacacaagtattgttttttgtaaggtatgtttgtaaaaactacttaaatgtcctaaaataacgcagggctccagactgcccccaatTGGTcacattttgccaccaaaatttgagagtgtgccactgaattttacatccagtcgcacatgtgcgaccagtaaatttgacctttttttgtgatgtgacactgaatttgaagcagcaaattgtactttctgaatctttcattaaagtatttattagtaatacagtattTGGTAAGCATGTTGATTTTTGGTGTGTGCCCCTAACATTTCTGGTTGCGCTCCTAAAAtgttcagttgggggccactgtgctcctagtgaaaaaagttagtctggagccatGTAAcgcatttataaaatgctgcgtagacCAGAAAATGCATGTATCCGGGTCcatgacaaaaacggtttggaaatatgagaaattcaaaaatcttaaaaaaaaaacttattttaaaagcacacatcaggtttattttaatgcacatattgtatttatgttaattttatgcaataaaaaatttcatttgcaccatttttatgaaagttaagactgaataaAATATCAtgttattagttatttctaaatgtacattttaatgcgtttttgtaatatttgtcctgacatatgctgaaaacagctgttTTCTAAGTAATATtcgacaaatgatgtaaaaatctatgtaaaaaatcatattacgctaaactagatgattatatttaattccaatttttttttatgaatatatttatatttcataaaaaaaatagtaGTTCTACCAATcgacagaccggttacaccacattgacatttttgcaattatacccaaatattctttcaaaatgaaataaaaccagaaattttagccTTAGTCCTTAATAAacagaatgtatgcaagtaatctgcaaacttattttgaaatgttacccttttacatttaattgaataattcacgtcattgacccaccccgttttttatatgtgaaatctAGAAATCGCATATTATCTAGTTTCAAATCTccacatttaaacaatgcctattaatataaaaaagcacctgtcaatgtttaaattcTTTAAGAGCGGCAAGAAAGACTTACATccaaaacctgcagcaatcggacaagcaaaagtgcgtacgtctgctcagaccctgacgtggtgctaagcacttttccataCATATGGACTATGCCGTGGATTTTGTGTATGCACACCTTATGAATCACATCTGTgtgtacgcacgctttataaatgaggcccttGTAGTAATCTAAACCTGGTCCAGGAAACTGTCCCTTtgtgtaaaaatgaaaattcacacGAGACATGGTTTGCTTCAAGAtagaaaaaacaacacatttttcagATGTCATCTTGGCAAAATATGTGATTTACCGATTTCATATAGAGCAATACCATGTGAAATTATGTTTTGTTCTACTATACAAGCCTGAAATAACAAAACTTCACAGATAcaattaattatatatataattttaaagtgACGTATATTCAGGTTGTAAAATTCTACTGTTGCCTGTATTAGTTTGTGTCCTTGAAGCAATTATACAATAGCTTTGTGTGCCTGTTCTAGTGTTATAAATGTGTGCAGTGCTTGACTACAAGCACACTTACCTGCTGTTTTATAACAGGGCTATATAGGTTGAATATAACTGACAAGGAAAAACCATTCCTGTTTCATTTCATAATTGATCTAGTTTTATGCTTTAAGCTGTGTCAAAAACTTTACAGTAAACTCCCTTAAAAGTTTGCAATATACAAACAAATGATGAATTCAgtcagaaaaaaaaagaaaaacgttATTATGCAATCCacagtattattttaataagtttaGCTTTCACAATATAGACATTGACAGTTCAGATCATTTGTAATAACTGACTTGCAACTATAAAAAATAGCTCAATATGAAATATCTAACAGTTGCTGAAAAATACATCATACCGTTGTCACTGCAAAACAACACTCACTGTCGCTAACACAACTGCACAACTGTCTCGGCTGGAGAAAGTATGCAATAATCAAGAAGCTTAACTCTGAAGATGAGGCTAAACCTTTTTACAGCAAAACTGACATTTAGAACCAAACTTCAATACACAAAATTATTTGTTAAATGTCACTTTAattataagatttaaaaaaGCCAATAGATTGGTTCCATTTACCGATAATGTCAACAAAAGGCTAGAACTATTAGACAAAACACGTTTAATAATTGAGTGAAAACCAAGAAAATACTGTATGTACAAACCTCCCGGTGTTAAAATTACAACATATCTAAAGAAACCACACTGCTTTTCCATAGAAACCACAATGTGGATTTACTCTGGTCTTGAAGATCCATCACCACTAAAATTACGTATCAGAATTATGTTATAATTCTTGTAATAGCTTTGCCAGCAATCGTAAGGGGGTTAACCCTGTTATCCTTATAATAGCCACATGCACATAAATGCAAATTGGTCAATACGCTTTGCGTTTCACACCCATGTATTTCTCCTCGGGTTTAATGAAATCCTGTTGTTCCAGAAAGAAAAAGCCTCTGTGCATTTTGCTAAACAAAGACTGAATGTTCGGTGAAATGGCATGCTTGTCTCTTGAAATGAAAATATCCATCTTGcagcttattttttatgtttagaaAACTCAATTTGTGCAGTCAGTCTTATAAGCCCAAATACAATCATGTTACATGTTTCCATATTTCCAATGGAAATGGAATTCACTTTCCACTTAAAAATCTGATTATGAGATCCACTTTGATGGCTTTAACCACTAATGAATGCAGACTTCCTGTTGACCACGTAAGGCCGCATCTTTGATATCCATCCAATGAATGTTTACAATCTTAATGGCCCAAACGTATCTCATTTCCTCAAATAGGAAATCATTTTGGAGCCATCCACTGATTTTTCCATTTGGTTAAATAGAGATTTAAAAGAATCACAAGGATCCAAAAAAGACCAATTGCCTTCGATGTACGCTTGCTGTCGAGTTGTATCAACCTCAGGTGGTTTCCGGCAGAGCTTAGAACTCAGTGGTGGAAATCTGAGTGACCTCAGTCTGTGTCCTTTCTTGTAAACTCGAAGGCATTTGGTCCAGGCCTAGTCAGGTGGGCCGCTTCATTGACTCTGTCCTGGCGCACACGGAGATGGGCTCTCTTGTGACGCTGCGTGCTCTGGAAAAGCTGCCCTGTTCCATGCGTGAACGAAAGGGGAGGCAGAAATCCCGGAAGCACCTTTTGAAGTTTTCATCTAAGAAGGCATACAGGATGGGGTTGAGGCTGCTGTTCATGTAGCCCAGAGCGATGCAAAGATGCCAGCAGGCAAGCACAAACAGATTCTTCAGGTTGACATCCACCACAGTCTTGACGATGATGAAGAGGTGAATGGGGGTCCAGCAAACGATGAAGGCTGCCACCACCACCAACACCATGCGAGTGATGCGGCGCATGTTCCTGTCTTTCTCTTTAGAGCCCGAGAGCAAACGCACGCTCTTTAGACGAATGATCATCAGCCCGTAGCAGACGGTGATGACCAAGACGGGAATCACAAAGGCGAAAATGAAGACGCAGATCTTGGTCACGATATCCCAATACCAATCTGGCTCTGGGAATTTCAGCATGCAAAAGGTGTTTCCTGTAGTGAATACAGAGGTCAACAGATTAACTAGAATTTTTGAAAcaaacatttgataaaaatattgctttttcaacatttgcataatgcattagaataaaaaaacatctaTTTGAGAAAGTACAGACATACAGGAAAAAAGTATTAGATTTTTCCTATAGAAAACTttcgggtgattctcacaaaatccagattaagaaggtgtccagcatcagatttttttaaaaagcccttgaagccaatttttttttccacattcCAAGATTAAGGTTTGAACTTACTAtagcctttattttttaaagaattaaaaaaatatatttcctatagaattattaaattttttttgattatcattatcaaaatgatcattaccgcaacatgatattacattaaatatatgcatttacaatatcatgtttcggtaatgagaactaaaaagttgtctaggtactatgacaaacaaaaatgtcaacttttatctggagagaaaaaataagaactgcttacctagtagccatcttgagtgtcacagtcaatcaTGTCCCTtccaaatctttttttttttttttgaaaatgttagttcctttagggcttaaacaatgattgaaaattgtttcggaggatgagaaaattggtcttggacacatttatattccttattattgtctctacatttaccaatgatcaccaaatatcacatgtttttttactgtaaatgtatatagtataacatgcactgaagctttttattttttagattttttattataaatattttcatgtcaaagaacccaaatccagtcatggacatgttgcggcaatgaaaattttccccttaaatgtggaaaaaacaacaaaattggtttgtatgatgtcatttgaaatcatgtgcaaaatagtacatgaagagatgtttgtaacgttatgcttcttattttgatactcttactttgcatttactttttttttatcaaagtctaatttcgtgagaatcaccctttTGTGTTaactatgattttttttacttgtccCCACCTGTGTCAGTTTTGTTAGTGCCAGCCATGACCATTACTGGGATGCCAATAGATGAGGACAGAATCCACACGCAAATGTTGATGATCTTTGCCTTGACTGGCGTACGAAAATCCAGAGCTTTCACTGGATGGCACACGGCGATATAACGGTCCACGCTCATCATCGTCAGCGTGAAAATACTGGTAAACATATTGTAGTAGTCGATAGCGATAACCACCTTACACAAGAGCTCCCCAAATGGCCAGGTTCTCATTAAATATTTGGCACTCTGGAAGGGTAGGGTGCTGGTGGACAAAGCGTCAGCCAAAGCCAGATTAAAGATGTAAATGTTGGTGGCTGTCTTCATCTTTGTGTACCTGTTGAAGAAAAGTAAGAGTCAGTCAGCatgctttcttttttttaaaaatgtcagcaCCTGGGTTTGCAATAAAGATATGAGCCACATGAATGCCGATGCAGATGAATGGGTTGCTTTGTAAATGGGTTGAAGCTGTTCTGGGATTTGGCCTTTTGATTATGAAGATCTCATACGTTTGTTAAAGATCATGATTCACTTCATAAAGTGCAAAAAGAAGCATATGTGCATGTAATACAGACTGGCACACTGGAAAAAAATGATTATTTCACTATCAAAATGTATAAATTTAggacatacactcacctaaaggattattaggaacaccatactaatactgtgtttgccttaattctacgtggcattgattcaacaaagtGCTGAaggcattctttagaaatgttggcccatattcataggatagcatcttgcagttgatggagatttgtgggaagcaaatccagggcacgaagctcctgttccaccacatcccaaagatgctctattgggttgagatctggtgactgtgggggccattttagtacagtgaactcattgtcatgttcaagaaaccaatttgaaatgattcgagctttgtcgcatggtgcattatcctgctggaagtagccatcagaggatggtgcatggtggtcataaagggatggacatggtcagaaacaatgctcaggtaggccgtggcatttaaacggtgaccaattggcactaaggggcctaaagtgtgccaagaaaacatcccccacaccattaccaTCACCACCAGCctagtggtaacaaggcatgatggatccatgttctcattctgtttacgccaaattctgactctatcatctgaatgtctcaacagaaatcgagactcatcagaccaggcaacatttttcttCAACTgttcaattttggtgagcttgtgcaaattctAGCCTCTTTTTTCTATTTCTAGTGGAGaagagtggtacccggtggggtcttctgctgttgtagcccatccgcctcaagattgtgcatgttgtggcttcacaaatgctttgctgcatacctctgttgtaacgagtggttatttcagtcaaagttgctcttctatcagcttgaatcagtcggacCATTCTCcactgacctctagcatcaacaaggcattttcgcccacaggactgccgcatactggatgtttttcccttttgacacaattctttgtaaaccctagaaatggttgtgctgaAAATCTCAGTAACTAAGCActttgtgaaatactcagagcgatccgtctggcaccaacaaccatgccacgctcaaaattgcttaaatcacctttcttttccattctgacattcagttcatgagattgtcttgaccaggaccacacccctaaatgcattgaagtaactgccatgtgattggttgattagataactGCATTattgagaaattgaacaggtgttcctaataatcctttaggtgagtgtatgtgagCTTCTATATGAGCGtatatatattcatttttattactaTTTTCTGCCACACCATCAGCCTCAAACATCTccaatacattttcttttggtCAAATAGGTGTACTTCACATGCCATGCCAATGGGTTTTTTCTTTGGCTGCACGTAGGCTGATATTTCTTCAGCGATTTACAGAGCCAATAACAGATATGTGTGATTTCTCAGGAAACCCATTTCAGTGATATCTAACAGGTAATAGGGAAATTTTATACATGGTATTTAAAAGTGCTTTTGACATACAATTTCACATGAAATCCAGTAAGTACTGTCTCATTGCACATCGGCACGCTCTCATTATATTAAGATGCCTCAAGTGTCTCTCTGTGCTATCTTACAATAATCAGCTCATAATTTTCGGGGAGCACTCTCTGTTTTTCAAACCAGAAGTGAGCTGATAAGGCATAAAAGGATATAACAATGCAACCATAGTAACTAAAGAAGAGATCATGGTACACCAATGCTAAAGGCTTACGTTGTAATCCATTGATTACTATCTCAAAGCTTTAGTGATTTGTCTGGTGCCCACACGCCGTGATCTCTTTTGAGGACTTGACATTTGAAGTCGCACCGAGTTGAAGAGAGTAAAATTCATATCCATTAGTGACActgcagtttattgtttactttGTACAGTGTGGTGAGAGGAAGTAAACAATTATTATAAATCCCATTAGGCTTAATATACTGTGTGCATAAGTTGTTTTGTTGTATGTAATGTACATGACTCAAATAATTTGCATATATTTTATACTAAAGAAAATCACGGGGAACTGTTGGATCATGTAAATGTTGCACTGTTGCCAGTCATTTTTCATGGCAGATCTTCATCAAGGAACATTTTTCATGAAATATGCCCTGgagaaataaaatgttttcagGTATCATAAATGAGTGGCTctaatttgattttaaatgactTGTGTTTACTAGAAGAAAACCCATAAAAATACGTAATTTTTTGACCTTTAAATCAACCTTATTTTTTGCCAATACTTTATCTATAAATTATACTTTAGAGCAAACTATTAATGATTTTTTCTTATTTCTAAGTATTTCTGCCTGCACATTATAAAGACTCATAGAAGTTGAAGTGTAAAAATACCCAAATGTGGAATAGCATAATGAAAAGTCAAACCAGACATCACGACTTTGATGAGCTCATTCAGTCTGTTCCTCTAAGCTTTCACTCCTGAAGATTCATTACATAGTGTAAAAGGTGCCATGAATGGAGCACAAAATGTAATCAAGCTGAATGAATTGAACTTAACTCTTAAGGAAACAGAGTCTATTTTTATATCAGTGAGTTTAGGATTGTGTAAATACCTGTAACATTATCTCTAACAGTCTTATGATAGAATGGTTAACAACAAGACCAAAGCACATCAGTTGTCTACCTGCTATAAATTTgttgttgaaaataaataagTGAACCCTTGTGCATCGTTCAAATTCagtaccctttcgtgttgttagtggacAAAAAAAGGACActaaattaaagggacattccactttttttgaaaatatgctaatttctcagcccccctagagttaaacatttgatttttaccgttttggaatccattcagctgatctctgggtctggcgctagcacttttagcatagcttagcacaatccattgaatctgattagaccattagcattgcgctaaaaataaccaaagagtttcaatatttttcctatttaaaacttgactcttctgtagttacatcgtgtacttagaccgacagaaaattaaaagttgttattttctaggcagatatggctaggaactcattctggcgtaataatcagtgactttggtgatgtaacatggctgcagcaggcgtagtgatattatgcactgcccaaaaatagtccccttggttactttcaacaAAGAACTTtgctttcaatagcaggggacaaTTTCCGGGCAGCGGTAGTAACactgcgcctgctgcagccatgttacatcagcaaagtccttgattattacgccagtttaaAAAGTATagttgaatggattccaaaatggtaagaatcaaatgtttaactctaggggagttggaaaattagcatattttcaaaaaagtggaatgtccctttaaatggctgtaaaatgtatcaaatgatttttctttttttgcataaatctgttaatcaacctcagtactgatcaaaactaccaaatgtttacaaaaatttcatgattttaactctttaattacCAAGTTCATAATAACTGTAACTGATTGGGGGGGCACaaaatgattttcaatataaaaattgATTGAggactggatttttttcatgtcaaagattagtaaaaacactgtctttgatgcattttttgtttttgtgcagcatcagtagggatgcagcgattaacCGGTTTCACTATTAACCGCGCTTTAAAACGTCACGGTTAAGTAACCGTAAAGCCTTCGCTACACCGCGTGTTTTTGtttcacgcacgcacgcacgcacaaaccAGATCCACGAAGCACCAAGAGGCGCATGCGTCATGATGCATTGTATGACAAAGCTCCGCGCTCAAAAGAGTATGTGCGCGTGACGCGTCTCTTGGTTGTTCGTGCATCTGGTTTGTGCATTGTATGACAAAGCTCTGCGTTCAAAAGAATATGTGCGCGTGATGCGTCTCTTGGTTGTTCGTGCATCTggtttgtgtgtgagtgtgtgtgtgtgtatgtgtgtgtgggggtgggtgtgtgtgtgcgcgcgcaccTGCATCCGTACATGAAAGAGCCACACTTCAATCGGTCTACTCTGTACAGCATTAAAAACCTCCTGCTCGCGGATCAAACCCGGGCGGGGCTCCTGGTGGTCTGACTGCATTTCATaacgttgaattattttaacgcgttaatgattaattaatgaatagcATGAGTTAACACGTTAATCTTGCCAcccctaatatttatatttgatttttgtgtaatattaagctACACCTGTCAAAATGACTGGCAGTACCTGGCCCAGGATGACCCTGTGTTATTATTCGTTTTGAGAGGCTTTTATCATTTTTACTTCATATATTTTACTTCAATacttcaaacaaaccaaaataatataactttattcagtccaaatgtaaaattacatttattcaaaagatcattaaaatgaatagcctACAGGTTTTAAAGGCACCTATACTGTTTAAGTCAAAGCCAGctaagttattattattatcatttgtccaagaattgtagaaaaaatacacaaactgaaaatacagaaaaatgtAGCAATTGATTACAAATTTATTCATGTGATTTTATACATTAATGTTGTGAAATAAATGAATCCTTAATAACCGTAATAACCGTACAACCGTGATTATTTATCAGACTATAACCGTACCATCAAAATCTataatcgctgcatccctaagcatcagattacatttttttcttcctCATTTATGGTTTGTGGCTGtttttcccattgacttccaatacaacaacattttttgattgcagagccatgacaccttattatcatgcattcttgattgttggtgGTTTTCCTTTTGCAAATTTTTTCTTGATCACCAAGTGGTAccaattaaccctttagtaggcctgtgcaaaaacagagcttaatttctggtTTGTGAAGTAAATGGAGTataaatccagtccacaatcaccttttatatttaaaaatcagtcattttgtgtgtgtgtttttttctcaaatcagtgataccacttataaacttggcaattaaagagttattggcatttttgtaaacatttggtagttttgatcgaTACTGGGGTTGATTAACAGacttatgcaaacacaaaaggTTACATTTGCCAGGTTATATTGagttttttgaaaaatttcaaagcattttctgaaaatatgtgtaaatataatatttgtcccccaaaaatcattccatttcctgaaacacagagaaagttgtggccaaattaagacaaaaaatgtccccaacaacacataagggttaagTATAGTATGGTTGTTGTGTGCAATGCAGCAAAATTCTGTCAAATTATAATAAAGTATAAAACTAGTGGTCTTAATTATATGGGTATACACGTTAAATATGATTTCTATAATTAAATATTCCTGTTCCCatgattttttgttaaattataacaTCACATTACATTCAAGCATTTGGCAGCTACCACTTAAAAGTGCATTAAatctatacatttttacatcaatTGTGCTccctgagatcaaacccatgaccttttcgCTGATGACGCAATGCTTTGTCTAAGCTACAGGAAACTAGTCTTTCTAAATCATCTCACACATCTGAAATGAGATCAGATTGTTAAGAGGTGCTTTAAAGTGGTGGTTCACCAAAAGGTTAAAAAATCTGTAATCATTTAACTCAATCATTTTGTGTGCCACAATGAAAGGCTTGGAACAACATGCATGCAACTAAATGAATTTTAATTATGgataaactgtcatttaaaaatgtgttcaTCATCGAAACAAACAAACCAGCGGCTGTCTCACAGTTACACTGGCACATCAGTGGGTGACACTGTGTTTGTGTTGTATTGTGTTGAGTGAAAGGTTGTCACTCTCAGTTAAACTCACTCATCTTCATCCTCTGCTTATGTCTGCCTTTCATCTCCCACAACTtgatttatataaaaatgacggATTTGTGAATTAACTAGCACTTTTAAGTTATAGGCTACTGTCTGGCTTATAATGTCAACAACAGATTTCTAGGCAGTTTGACTGTTTTTAGTTCTCTTTGGGCTCCACTGCATTGTGCAAATATCACTATAGAGTACACAAATTAACTTTGTTGAATATTGCAGCTAAAGTGTGGTATATGAAGTCATAAGTAGCCTACACATAGTATTAAAACACTATTTGAAGAATGCTTACCGGACCACACCGTACATAACCAGCAGGTTTCCGAACAGCCCCAGAACGCAGATAACAGAGTAAAGCGCGGTGATGCAGACAGCGATAGCGAGCGCAGCGCTGCCTCTTCCCGGCTTCTGCTCAGTGCCTTGGCTGAGGTTGGATAGAAGACCCGCTGGTTCGTCCATGAAGCTTGTGTTGGTCACAATCAAAGGGAAATCGCTGGCGGTCATGTTTGTAAACTCCATTTTGCGCGCCTTCTGTTTAATGTCAACGAGACTAAAAACTGTATACCTGTGATTTTAGTTTCAGTGTGTTTTCGAGACAAGCGGCACAACTGCACGGGTCTGGTCACGCAGCCTTTGGTGAAGAGCGCGCGCTTCTTTTCTCGGGAGCGCACTCGAGTTCCGACTGCGCGCGCTGCTGTGCTGTCACGTACTTTCTCTGAAGTCAAATCCTAGTGGGATACATGGCAATATACTGCGCCCACAAAGGCGCACTGACTAGAAGTGTGCCAGATACATTTTGTAATTGATATTCCTGCATttcagttgttgttttttaaaacgtCATAGATAGTGAGCAATTaggatatttttttattaaaatttatttttctgtCTGTTTTGGTCATGTCAGacgtgtctgtctgtttgtctatctttGTTTACatctattcattcatccatgTTATTATCTAGATTAGCCTGTCTGTGTTTATTTATCTATTTAAATGGTCCCTAACTGTTACTAGGGCGGTAGGCCTACTACCCTTTGCACCtaaaaagctcccaaaagtaaactGACCCAAACCAttgggtactatgcaatggaaaagcgcaaTAAAATGGTCATATTAGTAGCTCATAGatgtgcatattggtaccaaagagtgcatataagtAGGCCTACCTAAAAGATACATATATCCAAACCTAAATAGTTCACATTAGTAGCATTTggtactattttttttattatttatctgtctgtctatcatctaTCAGTCCATCCATCCGTTTGTCTATTTATGTTTATGTTCATCTGTCTGTCATCTATCTGTTCATCCgtccattcattcatccataCATCCATTCGTCTGTTTGACTGTCATagcataaaaatacaaaatacatgtACATTACATCATGTCTATCATATCTGTCTGTGTATTGGTGTTCATATATCCATATGTGTGGCAGTACCaatctttgttttttattcatactTAAC
Above is a window of Paramisgurnus dabryanus chromosome 13, PD_genome_1.1, whole genome shotgun sequence DNA encoding:
- the oprd1b gene encoding opioid receptor, delta 1b; this translates as MEFTNMTASDFPLIVTNTSFMDEPAGLLSNLSQGTEQKPGRGSAALAIAVCITALYSVICVLGLFGNLLVMYGVVRYTKMKTATNIYIFNLALADALSTSTLPFQSAKYLMRTWPFGELLCKVVIAIDYYNMFTSIFTLTMMSVDRYIAVCHPVKALDFRTPVKAKIINICVWILSSSIGIPVMVMAGTNKTDTGNTFCMLKFPEPDWYWDIVTKICVFIFAFVIPVLVITVCYGLMIIRLKSVRLLSGSKEKDRNMRRITRMVLVVVAAFIVCWTPIHLFIIVKTVVDVNLKNLFVLACWHLCIALGYMNSSLNPILYAFLDENFKRCFRDFCLPFRSRMEQGSFSRARSVTREPISVCARTESMKRPT